A stretch of Electrophorus electricus isolate fEleEle1 chromosome 3, fEleEle1.pri, whole genome shotgun sequence DNA encodes these proteins:
- the LOC113581547 gene encoding potassium voltage-gated channel subfamily A member 10-like: MEVPLVNFENLDEIGINLADPSDSGYPASPTSETPEQNHMTRRTNSLGHSQQAQSHPGNTPVSPTTPPKKGTSSCNSLISNWKVHMSSEGSPNEGLLGKVAKDCCEDMFWEKQKLEEGDQRVVINVSGMMYETTLKTLNQFPDSLLGDPKRRIDYFDPMKNEYFFDRNRPSFDGILYFYQSGGKIRRPANVPLDVFADDIVFYRLGHEVMEQFREDEGFIKEPEPQLPESEICRQFWLLFEYPESSSAARSVALVSVLVITISICIFCLETLPEFRDDHTFTREVFNLTRDANSTLLSAGISPKGMESVFTDPFFIIETICIIWFCFELGVRFIVCPSKCEFFTNIMNMIDFISIMPYFITVITDLTVSQEEEEEEMANQNLSLGTLRVIRLVRVFRIFKLSRHSKGLQILGQTLKASMRELGMLIFFLFIGVILFSSAIYFAEVDEPETQFVSIPEGFWWAVVTMTTVGYGDMCPVTVGGKMVGILCAIAGVLTIALPVPVIVSNFNYFYHRETEQGEKHVMDAAEEAAANQKNSDEKYDSIYSLDKSNRDWQTEKNGIP; the protein is encoded by the coding sequence ATGGAGGTTCCTCTGGTCAACTTTGAGAACCTGGACGAAATTGGAATCAACCTGGCAGACCCAAGTGATTCAGGATATCCGGCCTCACCCACTTCTGAGACACCAGAACAAAATCACATGACTCGCAGAACGAATTCACTGGGACATTCACAACAGGCACAGAGTCATCCTGGAAACACACCTGTCTCGCCCACAACACCCCCAAAGAAAGGTACATCAAGCTGCAATAGTCTCATCTCTAATTGGAAGGTACATATGAGCAGTGAAGGCAGTCCCAATGAGGGTCTCTTAGGCAAAGTGGCTAAAGACTGTTGTGAGGACATGTTTTGGGAAAAGCAGAAGCTTGAGGAGGGAGACCAGAGAGTAGTCATCAATGTCTCAGGGATGATGTATGAGACGACACTCAAAACCCTGAACCAGTTCCCTGACTCATTGCTTGGAGACCCTAAGAGACGGATCGACTATTTCGACCCAATGAAGAATGAGTATTTCTTTGACCGCAACCGTCCCAGTTTTGATGGAATCCTATACTTCTATCAGTCTGGGGGTAAGATCCGCAGACCAGCAAATGTGCCACTGGATGTTTTTGCGGATGATATTGTGTTCTACAGGCTGGGTCATGAGGTGATGGAACAATTCAGAGAGGATGAAGGTTTCATCAAAGAGCCTGAGCCTCAGCTGCCAGAAAGTGAGATTTGCCGTCAGTTCTGGCTCCTGTTTGAGTACCCAGAGAGTTCTAGCGCTGCCAGATCTGTGGCCTTAGTGTCTGTTCTCGTCATCACCATTTCCATCTGCATCTTCTGCCTAGAGACTCTGCCAGAGTTTCGTGATGATCATACTTTCACCCGTGAAGTTTTTAATTTAACCCGTGATGCTAACAGCACTCTCCTGTCCGCAGGAATTTCTCCCAAAGGAATGGAAAGTGTGTTCACAGACCCCTTCTTTATAATAGAAACAATCTGCATCATCTGGTTCTGCTTCGAGTTAGGAGTGCGCTTCATTGTGTGCCCCAGCAAGTGTGAGTTTTTCACCAACATCATGAACATGATTGATTTCATCTCCATCATGCCCTACTTCATTACTGTTATCACAGACCTGACGGTATctcaagaagaagaagaagaagaaatggcTAACCAGAACTTGTCTTTGGGTACACTGAGAGTTATTCGACTAGTGAGGGTCTTCAGAATCTTCAAGCTCTCCCGCCACTCCAAAGGACTCCAGATTCTGGGGCAGACCCTGAAAGCTAGTATGAGGGAGCTTGGCATGCTcatcttctttctcttcatcgGAGTCATCCTCTTCTCCAGTGCCATTTATTTTGCCGAGGTTGATGAACCCGAAACACAATTTGTGAGCATCCCAGAGGGGTTCTGGTGGGCTGTGGTCACCATGACTACAGTCGGCTATGGTGATATGTGCCCAGTCACCGTGGGGGGTAAGATGGTGGGCATCCTCTGTGCCATCGCAGGTGTGTTGACCATTgctcttcctgttcctgttaTTGTTTCCAACTTCAACTATTTCTACCATCGTGAAACGGAGCAGGGAGAGAAGCATGTGATGGATGCAGCTGAAGAAGCAGCTGCAAACCAAAAAAATTCTGATGAGAAATATGATAGCATCTATTCTCTGGACAAGAGCAACAGGGATTGGCAGACTGAAAAAAATGGCATTccttga